One genomic segment of Thermosipho africanus Ob7 includes these proteins:
- a CDS encoding thermonuclease family protein, translating into MDLKKLLPILLFSVLITLFSYIDIDAIDFLSPIKDDSGFVKLDVDHIVDGDTFYGYVNGEYKKVRIVGIDTPETHAGSKPIGEYGEDAKRFLENFVSKYEIYLKIVGNDGYGRTLAYVFGKNSENGYIFYEESVLMEGYARPLIYFDNDDSELTPRLVQAYNYAFENRKGIFSKWSSAKILSSKAQITSLLEGKIVFLEGTVKDIRKNYHRDGGYTYYIDCDWFEISIRDGEYEYFFKDYNLYSIKGKKVKFYGELWFDDSKPEILLRSPNEIVVLN; encoded by the coding sequence ATGGATTTGAAAAAGCTTTTACCAATTTTGTTATTTAGTGTTTTAATTACGTTGTTTTCTTATATAGATATTGATGCTATAGACTTTTTGAGTCCTATTAAGGATGATAGTGGATTTGTAAAGTTAGATGTAGATCACATTGTTGATGGTGATACATTTTATGGATATGTAAATGGAGAGTATAAAAAAGTGAGAATTGTTGGAATAGATACTCCAGAAACTCATGCAGGTAGTAAACCAATTGGTGAGTACGGAGAGGATGCAAAAAGGTTTTTAGAAAATTTTGTCAGTAAATACGAGATATATTTAAAGATTGTAGGAAATGACGGATACGGTAGAACTCTAGCTTATGTTTTTGGAAAAAATAGTGAAAATGGTTATATATTCTATGAAGAGTCAGTTTTAATGGAAGGATATGCAAGACCTTTAATATATTTTGATAATGATGATAGCGAATTAACTCCAAGGCTTGTCCAAGCATATAACTATGCCTTTGAAAATAGAAAAGGAATATTTTCAAAATGGAGCTCAGCAAAGATTTTGAGTAGTAAAGCTCAAATAACAAGCTTACTTGAAGGTAAGATCGTTTTTCTAGAAGGAACAGTGAAAGATATAAGAAAAAATTACCATAGAGATGGCGGGTATACCTACTATATTGATTGTGATTGGTTTGAAATTTCCATTCGCGATGGTGAATATGAATATTTTTTCAAAGATTATAACTTATATTCCATTAAAGGTAAAAAAGTAAAATTTTATGGAGAACTTTGGTTTGATGATAGTAAACCAGAAATATTGCTTAGAAGCCCGAATGAAATAGTTGTTTTGAATTAA
- a CDS encoding nucleotide-binding protein, protein MQDEVSELMIYAPSFTESLEIGDVVVVTGRSKLWNGIVELVADSIEVVGKDEPKADVLTSLSDVFLSSLVYVEGIVKEKGKYDFVVDTGEFLIKVYLKKGTNIDISNLTEGSKVRVTGILTLYKGEYEILPRGQFDVEVLK, encoded by the coding sequence ATTCAGGATGAGGTTTCAGAACTCATGATTTATGCACCATCATTTACAGAAAGCTTAGAAATAGGTGACGTTGTTGTAGTGACTGGAAGAAGTAAATTGTGGAACGGAATAGTAGAACTTGTTGCTGACTCAATAGAAGTTGTTGGAAAAGATGAGCCAAAAGCAGATGTTTTAACAAGCCTTTCAGATGTCTTTTTGTCAAGCTTAGTTTACGTTGAAGGAATAGTAAAAGAAAAAGGAAAATATGATTTTGTAGTGGATACAGGGGAATTCTTAATAAAAGTTTATTTAAAGAAAGGTACAAATATAGATATTTCTAACTTGACTGAAGGTTCAAAGGTTAGAGTTACAGGAATCCTTACTTTGTATAAAGGTGAATATGAAATTTTACCTAGAGGCCAATTTGATGTAGAGGTTTTAAAATAA
- a CDS encoding glycerol-3-phosphate responsive antiterminator, which produces MHPFIYPIVPAIRNLKMVEKIISTQVSSVFLLEGDIFEIKRACKKLKEHGKFVFVHVDLVEGIGKDKASVKLVKEFVGADGIITTRSNLIDFARKLDLMAIQRIFLIDSKAFQTGIEQVKKHKANFVEVLPGLIPELVRKIKEEIVQPIISGGLVTTKEQAKLLLENGAIGVSTSCEKLWDEFELI; this is translated from the coding sequence ATGCACCCGTTTATTTATCCTATTGTGCCTGCAATACGTAATTTAAAGATGGTTGAAAAGATAATCAGTACGCAGGTAAGTTCTGTGTTTTTGCTTGAAGGAGATATATTTGAAATTAAAAGGGCGTGCAAGAAATTAAAAGAGCATGGAAAGTTTGTATTTGTTCATGTAGATCTTGTTGAAGGTATAGGAAAAGATAAAGCAAGTGTTAAGTTAGTTAAAGAATTTGTAGGTGCAGATGGGATAATAACTACACGTTCAAATTTGATTGATTTTGCAAGAAAGTTGGATTTAATGGCTATCCAAAGAATTTTTTTAATAGATTCTAAAGCATTTCAAACTGGTATAGAACAGGTGAAAAAACACAAAGCTAACTTTGTGGAGGTTTTACCTGGTTTAATACCAGAACTTGTAAGAAAGATTAAAGAGGAAATTGTTCAGCCAATAATATCAGGTGGACTTGTTACTACAAAAGAGCAGGCAAAATTATTATTAGAAAATGGCGCAATTGGAGTTTCAACAAGCTGTGAAAAACTTTGGGATGAGTTTGAATTAATTTAA